The proteins below are encoded in one region of Belonocnema kinseyi isolate 2016_QV_RU_SX_M_011 chromosome 1, B_treatae_v1, whole genome shotgun sequence:
- the LOC117167760 gene encoding histone H2B-like, with protein MAPKASGKAVKKAGKAQKNVAKTDKKKKRKRKESYAIYIYKVLKQVHPDTGVSSKAMSIMNSFVNDLFERIAAESSRLAHYNKRSTITSREIQTAVRLILPGELAKHAVSEGTKAVTKYTSSK; from the coding sequence ATGGCCCCTAAAGCTAGTGGCAAAGCCGTTAAGAAAGCTGGCAAAGCCCAGAAAAACGTCGCTAAAACCGACAAGAAGAAGAAACGTAAGAGGAAGGAAAGTTATGCTATCTATATCTACAAAGTCTTGAAGCAGGTGCACCCTGATACAGGAGTTTCCAGCAAGGCAATGAGTATCATGAACAGCTTCGTCAACGACCTCTTTGAACGTATTGCCGCTGAATCTTCTCGCTTGGCTCATTACAACAAGAGATCCACCATCACATCTCGGGAGATCCAGACTGCCGTAAGGCTTATTCTTCCTGGAGAACTAGCCAAGCACGCCGTGTCTGAAGGTACTAAAGCTGTCACCAAGTACACCAgctctaaataa